One Devosia lacusdianchii genomic window carries:
- a CDS encoding MFS transporter: MTQDIAAPQNRRFVLIAAILASSMGFIDGSVISIAIPAIRADLGATLADAQWVSNGYLLFLSALILLGGAAGDRFGLRKTFGAGIVVFVVASIVCALAPTPLVLVVARAIQGAGAAFMVPGSLAIIAKAYPREERGRAIGIWATASSLTSIGGPIIGGFVLTALGDWSWRLVFAVNLPLGAAALALLWFKVAPDKPEEGRRLDAVGAVLATLSLMLIAYGLTGDGSESVPPLSHTAIWSGAGLLLAVVFLVWEARTKAPMLPLRLFANMGFSGANGLTFALYFALGGTMFFLPMTMIGGWGESPATVSLAFLPLGIILTALSSFSGRWADRYGPGPLIAAGSLIVAAGFMALGLTAPMHNVWIAVLPSVALLGLGMGLVVSPLSTAVMTSVEDSDTGVASGVNNAVARVAGLVAVALLGVVVASVFERALGSAAELPIFFGLPAEGLDAEQEALRTGATDAAFAAVAYVTAALSVISAGIAWVTLERKLG; the protein is encoded by the coding sequence ATGACCCAGGATATTGCCGCGCCGCAGAACCGCCGTTTCGTGCTGATCGCGGCGATCCTCGCTTCGAGCATGGGCTTCATCGACGGCTCGGTGATTTCAATCGCTATCCCTGCCATTCGCGCCGATCTGGGCGCTACGCTGGCCGACGCGCAATGGGTAAGCAATGGCTACCTGCTGTTCCTGTCGGCATTGATCCTGCTGGGCGGCGCGGCCGGCGATCGGTTCGGACTGCGCAAGACCTTTGGTGCCGGGATCGTGGTGTTCGTGGTGGCCTCGATCGTCTGCGCGCTGGCGCCGACGCCTCTCGTGCTGGTGGTGGCGCGTGCCATTCAGGGCGCGGGTGCGGCCTTCATGGTGCCGGGGAGTCTCGCCATCATCGCCAAGGCTTATCCCCGCGAGGAGCGTGGCCGCGCCATCGGCATCTGGGCGACAGCATCGTCATTGACCTCGATCGGGGGACCGATCATCGGCGGGTTCGTGCTGACGGCTTTGGGGGACTGGAGCTGGCGGCTGGTGTTCGCGGTCAACCTGCCACTGGGTGCTGCGGCGCTGGCGCTGCTCTGGTTCAAGGTGGCGCCGGACAAGCCGGAAGAGGGACGGCGACTGGATGCGGTTGGGGCAGTACTGGCGACGCTTTCCTTGATGCTCATCGCCTATGGTCTCACTGGCGACGGCAGCGAAAGTGTGCCGCCGTTGTCCCATACGGCCATCTGGTCCGGCGCCGGCCTCTTGCTGGCAGTGGTCTTTCTCGTCTGGGAGGCCCGGACCAAGGCGCCGATGCTGCCACTGCGCCTGTTCGCCAATATGGGGTTTTCGGGAGCCAATGGCCTGACCTTTGCGCTCTATTTCGCCTTGGGCGGCACGATGTTCTTCCTGCCCATGACCATGATCGGCGGCTGGGGAGAGTCGCCGGCCACGGTGTCGCTGGCCTTCCTGCCGCTGGGCATTATCCTGACGGCGCTGTCTTCGTTCAGCGGCCGATGGGCCGACCGCTACGGACCCGGGCCCTTGATCGCGGCGGGATCGTTGATCGTTGCCGCCGGCTTTATGGCATTGGGCCTGACAGCGCCGATGCATAACGTCTGGATCGCGGTGTTGCCATCAGTAGCCTTGCTGGGATTGGGCATGGGTCTTGTCGTATCGCCGCTTTCGACGGCGGTCATGACCTCTGTCGAGGATAGTGACACCGGCGTCGCCTCGGGTGTCAACAATGCGGTGGCACGCGTGGCCGGCCTCGTGGCCGTGGCGCTTCTGGGCGTCGTTGTTGCCTCGGTGTTCGAGCGGGCTCTTGGCAGCGCGGCTGAGTTGCCTATCTTTTTCGGGCTTCCGGCCGAGGGGCTGGATGCGGAACAGGAAGCGTTGCGGACCGGTGCGACCGACGCGGCATTTGCTGCGGTCGCCTATGTGACCGCCGCCTTGAGCGTCATATCGGCGGGGATCGCCTGGGTGACGCTGGAGCGCAAGCTGGGCTAG
- a CDS encoding VOC family protein translates to MTDKIDYVEFPSTNRGLTSAFFRAAFGWGIVSYGPDYDGLDNAGIDGGIDQAANKVAATMAIVRTDDLDGAERRVLAAGGTITKAQFDFPGGRRFHFREPGGNEMAVWTARE, encoded by the coding sequence ATGACCGACAAGATTGACTATGTAGAGTTCCCCTCGACCAATCGCGGGCTGACCAGCGCGTTCTTTCGGGCGGCGTTCGGTTGGGGAATCGTGAGCTATGGGCCCGACTATGACGGGCTAGACAATGCCGGCATTGATGGCGGAATCGACCAGGCTGCCAACAAGGTAGCGGCGACGATGGCGATCGTGCGCACCGATGATCTTGATGGCGCGGAACGGCGCGTATTGGCGGCGGGTGGAACGATCACCAAGGCGCAGTTCGACTTTCCCGGCGGGAGACGCTTCCACTTCCGCGAGCCAGGCGGAAACGAGATGGCGGTATGGACGGCGCGCGAATAG
- a CDS encoding tetratricopeptide repeat protein, with protein MITTPSPTHRARRVFAAALLCLVPAIPALADEVDECGALVASPYEAGHRDTGVDLADARLAEAEEVCNDAISANPDATDAMAWLARIHYYYGEYEEAQALLEPAAEAGNALAQQLLGDILIDGLGGIEVDEARAIELLKASATAGFAPAQNSLGVSYERGQGVPEDKARAAKFYAAASKQGLPVAEVNLGMLYADGLGVPENDERATQLFMSAAEKGDAGGMNSLAVSYEIGEGIDMDLDLAMEWYRKAAAAGSSMAQANIGNLYAQGLGVEQDDSQALKWISKSASSGNAYGQFLLGDLYENGQGVTVDLDRAIEIYREAAAGGNTKAEDALIRLGEAE; from the coding sequence ATGATCACGACACCTTCACCGACGCACCGGGCGCGCCGCGTTTTCGCCGCGGCACTGCTCTGCCTTGTGCCAGCAATTCCGGCATTGGCCGACGAAGTCGATGAATGCGGCGCGCTCGTTGCCAGCCCCTATGAAGCCGGCCATCGCGACACCGGCGTCGATCTCGCCGATGCCCGTCTGGCGGAGGCCGAAGAAGTTTGTAATGATGCGATCTCAGCCAATCCCGATGCGACCGACGCCATGGCCTGGCTGGCGCGCATCCACTATTACTATGGTGAATACGAGGAGGCGCAGGCGCTACTGGAGCCGGCTGCCGAAGCGGGTAATGCGCTGGCTCAGCAATTGCTCGGCGATATCCTGATCGATGGCCTGGGTGGTATAGAGGTCGACGAGGCCCGCGCCATAGAACTGCTCAAGGCATCGGCCACGGCCGGGTTCGCGCCGGCTCAGAACAGCCTCGGCGTCAGCTATGAGCGTGGCCAGGGCGTGCCGGAGGACAAGGCGCGCGCCGCCAAATTCTATGCCGCGGCAAGCAAGCAGGGGTTGCCGGTGGCCGAGGTCAATCTCGGCATGCTCTATGCCGATGGCTTGGGCGTGCCGGAAAACGACGAACGCGCCACCCAGCTCTTCATGAGTGCGGCGGAAAAGGGCGATGCCGGCGGCATGAACAGCCTGGCCGTCAGCTACGAGATTGGCGAGGGCATCGACATGGACCTCGACCTGGCGATGGAATGGTACCGCAAGGCCGCCGCTGCCGGTTCGAGCATGGCCCAGGCCAATATCGGCAACCTCTACGCTCAGGGGCTGGGGGTCGAGCAGGACGACAGCCAGGCGCTGAAATGGATCAGCAAATCGGCCAGCTCGGGCAATGCCTATGGCCAGTTCCTGCTCGGGGACCTCTATGAGAACGGCCAGGGCGTGACTGTCGATCTCGACCGGGCAATCGAAATCTACCGGGAGGCGGCGGCGGGCGGCAACACCAAGGCCGAGGACGCGCTCATCCGGCTCGGCGAAGCCGAATAG